The Spirochaetota bacterium sequence TTTCTTGCAAGAAAATGTATATGCGGTCATCATCAAGTCATTATTGTATTAATATATTCTTAAAATAATAATTATGTCAGACTGTGATATCAACAAACCAAAAAAAGATTTGCGTCTTACTGAATCTGTACGCGGTTCAGGATGAGCAGCAAAGATAGGTCCGGCGGACCTGGCTAACGTTATGAAAAAGCTGCCCATTGAATACAACAGCAATGTGTTGGTGGGCATGCAAACCAGCGATGATGCTGGTGTGTACAGAATCAGTGATGATTTAGCTCTTGTGCAGACTGTCGATTTTATTACACCGATAGTAGATGACCCTTTTGTCTTTGGGCAGATTGCTGCCACCAACAGCATTTCGGATATATATGCTATGGGCGGCAAACCTATTACTGCTATGAATATTGTGTGCTTCCCTGTGAATACATTTGCTATGGATGTACTGGAAAATATTTTACTGGGTGGTTTAGAGGTAATGAAAAAAACAGGAGTGCAACTCATTGGCGGGCACAGTATTGACGATGTTGAGCTTAAATATGGTCTTTCAGTTACTGGAATAATCCATCCTGAAAAAATTTACACTAATGTTGGAATACAACCTGATGATGTAATCATCTTAACCAAACCCATTGGCACCGGAACTATTAATACTGCTATTAAAGCTGGCATTGCTGCTAATGAGCATACTGACAGAGCCATACAATCAATGCTTACAGTAAACGATTGCCTGACAGGCTACCCATATAGTGAGCACATTCATGCGGTTACTGATGTCACTGGCTTTGGGCTTATTGGTCATCTATCTGAGATGCTGGGAAGTTCCATTGCTATTCATGTTAATGCTAATGCTGTGCCGCTTATACCTGGTGCCACTGACTATGCTGCTATGGGACTTTTACCTGCCGGATTATATCGCAACAAGGATTTTGTAGGTTCACGCTGTACGGTAGCTTCCGGTGTTAAACGTGATATTGCTGACCTTTTGTTTGACCCACAAACATCCGGTGGGCTACTCATTGCAACATCGAAAAATTTTGCTAAACAAGTAATTGAATATATTGCACCAAAAGTGTTATGTACAGCAATTATTGCAACCTGTTCGCAATCACAGGAAGGTCATATATATATTGAGTAATATTATCGGAAACTATCGCCCATGAAATATTCAGATGACAAACGGCAGAAACTTCTTTCTAAAATATACTGGGATTATGATTTGAATATAGCGCAGTTAATTGATAGCATTGATACTGACACTATTCCATTAAATAAAAAAAAATACATATTTATTCGTTGTTTACAAAAACTACCATGGCACCATGTTGTCGGTATCTGGGGGTTTGATTCTGCAAAATCACTTTTAACTGATGATGTTATTAATCATATATGGCCAAAAGAAAG is a genomic window containing:
- the selD gene encoding selenide, water dikinase SelD; its protein translation is MGPADLANVMKKLPIEYNSNVLVGMQTSDDAGVYRISDDLALVQTVDFITPIVDDPFVFGQIAATNSISDIYAMGGKPITAMNIVCFPVNTFAMDVLENILLGGLEVMKKTGVQLIGGHSIDDVELKYGLSVTGIIHPEKIYTNVGIQPDDVIILTKPIGTGTINTAIKAGIAANEHTDRAIQSMLTVNDCLTGYPYSEHIHAVTDVTGFGLIGHLSEMLGSSIAIHVNANAVPLIPGATDYAAMGLLPAGLYRNKDFVGSRCTVASGVKRDIADLLFDPQTSGGLLIATSKNFAKQVIEYIAPKVLCTAIIATCSQSQEGHIYIE